TGGAAATGGTCAACGTTATGAAGATGGTATAAATGAAGAAAAACTTTAAGGCTCGTACAAGGGGACGTAAATTTGCCTATATGATGATGTACCAGCTCATCATTGCAGATTATACCCCGAAAGAGATTACTAAAACGTTCTGGAATTCCGTTAAAGAAGAAGATGAAAGCGTCATTGAGTTTGCTAACAGGCTTTTCACAGGTGCTGCGGAGTCTGTTGATGCAAATGACGAAATTATATGCAGATATATCCGCTCCGACTGGACATACGAACGTATGGGAGAGGTTGAGAAAGATATCCTGCGGGTGGCGGTGCATGAACTGTTTCGACAGGAAGCCCCGTACTATGCTGTGATAAATGACTTTGTCACACTGGCAAGAAAATACAGCGATGAAAAATCTGCTTCACTGGTAAACGGTATTCTGGAAAATATCAGAAAGAACTTTAAACTGTCGGAGGGGAAGGTTGAATCCTGAACCAAATATTTTTAGGATAAACTTTACGTCTTTGGACAGGTTTCCTGTTTTCATCGACTATGATATGGATGGAATGAAATGCAGGGGGATGAGCGCCAAAATTGACCTTTTCAGCTATGGCGCCCTTACTGCGGAGATAGATAAATTCAGCAAAAAAGATCTGGAGTTTGCCAGGGACGAGGGGATTTTTATCCGTAAAAGCGGGCTTCTTTTCGAGAGCGGTTTTTTTCTTTTCGACTTTAAGTATCTTCAGAAGTCACCAGAAAAGTTTATAGAAAAAGTCAGAAATATGAATCTTGAAGTTGTCTATCTGGAGAACTCCAAGCATTTTCAGATGGACAGTGTTGTCGCTGACCTTGATTTTTGCAGGGCACATCTGATGGAGTTTGACGATGCCTCACACGGTTAAAGTTAAATGTAACATAATGAAGAAGGATGTCATTCTCCTTAACAGTATAATGGATTCATACGAAAATATAGCTATAGTGCGCACTGTGGACGCCAAAACCGGTTCTGTGGTTTTATATGCTACCGACAATACGTATAAAACAGTTCTGCGTGTTCTTGACGAGCTGAAGCAGGACGGTGTGTATATAGAGAATATTTCCACACAGGAGAGTGAAAATGTCGATGAGTGGTAAAGTTTCTGAGGAACTGCTCTATGACACGCTGAAAAAACTCTCATCTTATGGTCAGTACGCAGAAATTTTTATAGAGTCATCGAAAAAGCAGGCAGCAGTATTCGAAAACAAGATACTGGACAGAGTTGAAAATGCTGTGGACAGCGGGCTCGCTCTGCGTGTTATCGATGGTGACAAGACTTTCTTCGCTTATACCAACAATTTCAGTGAAAAGAGCATATCGGAAACATCGGAAGAGCTTACCTCTGCATTAAAGGCGGGGTATGAAAAAGATATTGCTGTCACTTCTAGGGATTCAGTTAAATTATATCTGGCTCCGTCAGAAAAAGATATTGCAGACAAGATACAGATTGTATCAGATATGGACAAGGCATCCAGATGTGACAGTAGAATAATCCAGTCTACAAGCGTTTATTCTGAACAATTAAAGGATACGAGAGTCATAAATACTGATGGTAGCGACATATCCCAGAGCCTTTGCTATGTGACTGGATATACGGCTGCCGTAGCATCAGACGGTAAAGATATGCAGCAGGGGTATATACCTCTGGGCGGTCTTTACGGTGAGCCGGAAGTACAGTCACTGGACTTTATCTCTGTATCCGAAGAGTCTGCCAGGCTTGCTCTGAAAAACCTTTCTGCAAGGCACGCTCCGGCGGGGATGATGACTGTTGTTCTTGGTTCTTCCGCAGGCGGTACTATGGTGCACGAGGCTGTAGGGCACGGGCTTGAAGCGGATCTTGCATGTAACGGCATGAGTGTCTATGCAGGAAAACTTGGTCAGAAAGTAGCAGCAGATATTATTACTGTTGTGGACGATGGGACGCTGGAGCAC
This window of the Denitrovibrio acetiphilus DSM 12809 genome carries:
- the nusB gene encoding transcription antitermination factor NusB, which encodes MKKNFKARTRGRKFAYMMMYQLIIADYTPKEITKTFWNSVKEEDESVIEFANRLFTGAAESVDANDEIICRYIRSDWTYERMGEVEKDILRVAVHELFRQEAPYYAVINDFVTLARKYSDEKSASLVNGILENIRKNFKLSEGKVES
- a CDS encoding DUF4911 domain-containing protein, whose translation is MPHTVKVKCNIMKKDVILLNSIMDSYENIAIVRTVDAKTGSVVLYATDNTYKTVLRVLDELKQDGVYIENISTQESENVDEW
- a CDS encoding TldD/PmbA family protein, whose translation is MSGKVSEELLYDTLKKLSSYGQYAEIFIESSKKQAAVFENKILDRVENAVDSGLALRVIDGDKTFFAYTNNFSEKSISETSEELTSALKAGYEKDIAVTSRDSVKLYLAPSEKDIADKIQIVSDMDKASRCDSRIIQSTSVYSEQLKDTRVINTDGSDISQSLCYVTGYTAAVASDGKDMQQGYIPLGGLYGEPEVQSLDFISVSEESARLALKNLSARHAPAGMMTVVLGSSAGGTMVHEAVGHGLEADLACNGMSVYAGKLGQKVAADIITVVDDGTLEHKRGSFIYDDEGVKSGTNILIDKGVLKSYMTDRLYSAKENICLTGNGRRQSYKHRPIVRMTNTMIMPGSETPEDIIKSVDKGLYVARMGGGQVNTVTGDFVFEVTEGYTIVNGKLCDPVKNATLIGNGPKVMREIDMLGSDIGFGIGTCGKEGQEVPVSDAQPTLRIPKITVGGR